A stretch of DNA from Acanthopagrus latus isolate v.2019 chromosome 7, fAcaLat1.1, whole genome shotgun sequence:
AGTCTTGTTGTGGAGCTTCACACACACCGGTGTGACGTTTCACTTTCTGCTTTAATCAGGGTAATTTTACAGTGGATGAGGCTGCTGTTGGCAGTGACATCTGGGCCTCTTTGAAATGCTGttcaaaagacaaacacagccagtgGCTACTTTGTAAAATTAACCACCTATATATCTGTCCAGCTGTATGAATCAGCAAATAAGCTGCTGCGCCTGACTTTCACAACACagatttttgctttttgtgcGTCTAGAAGTAGAACATCGCTGCCTGTCAGTACGATTAGGAAATGTTTGGTTTCATCCCAGTAGTAATTTGAGGTGAAAAGGTGATGACCAGCAGAATGGATAACTGCCAAACTGAATGGAATtagctttgatttgttttagcCTCTCAACACAGAGTTGGAGAAACTGTCTTGACATAatgctctttgtcttttccccaGACTTATTCCGCCACTGAATCAGCTGGACCTGCTGAGGAATCTAAAGGGCAAGTCATTCAGGTAAAAACAAGGCAAtaatagtgatgatgatgatgacgatgatgatgatgatgatgatgatgatgatgatgatgatgattatgattatgatgatgtcatgatgccAAGGCTGTGACATTTGGAAAAATACTTTGACACGTTAAAGCTACACATATGAATATTATTATATCAACAAAGCTGAAATAACTGTTTAATGTGAAATCTATTGCTAATATTGCCACAGAGGATGATCACCtgactctgcagttcccctcagctctcaGCTTGTTATGATTACATTACTTACTTTTATTTAGCGAAGCCATCAACTATGACACTGCTTTCTTCTTAGCTTTCTTAGCTAACTTATCTCCCCTTGTCATCCCTGCGGTCATTCTGCCTATGCTATGAAATGCCAACAATCCTCCTCTGAAATCCCAATCTAGTCTTGCAGAGTCAGTCAGCTGCAAGGCTGATTGTGCCTACTAGCTATCGGCAGTAATCATGGAGAGACGAGAAGAACAGTGGCAGGACATCAGAGGGAATCCCATATGAAATATGGTACATTTTCACCGATATAGTTAGTGCAGGAGATCGTACCTGTCCACCCAAATtacccattttttttctccagacaCATTCCCTGTTGCTCTGCAAGTGATTCTCAAAGCTAATCCAAGTCAGCATGGAGCGATGTTGAGGACTCGCAATGTGTAACATGTGGTGTCTTCTCCCCTCACAGGAAGGAGTCTCAAACAGAAACGTCTCCCAGGTCTGTGATCtgatttttggtttttttttttggtctctctTCACCTCCCGTTGGCTTCTCTTCAATTCTGCTCTTAGCTGCTGCTGAGGCACTCTTCTTGGGGGAGTATGTGTGCAGAATGACTgtgtctaaatgtgtgtgtgtgtgtgtgtgtgtgtgcgtgagtatCAGACATGTATGTGGCTCCTTCAAGAACGGTCTTGCTGCATTTGCTCACATGGTGCTCAAAGATCAGCTCACTTTGGCCTCGCTCCCAACTGGCAGCTTTATTAGATAGTTACCAATAAGCTGTTCTTTGATACTCAAGCATCACCTCAGTAAAAGTGATTTTGAACACTTTAAGAGCCTTGCTTGACTTCTATCACACTGTttttgacaaaagaaacaagtgTAATTATTGACAATGTAGTAACACTTTATCTTGACTTTTGaccatttgcacattttgttggACTATCATTTAAAATACAGCCCTACAAAATCATCACAAAGATGCTGGCAGGCTTTATTATCTTTCATATAAGGAAAAATACCTCAAGGCAAAGACAATTAACTATctgttagtgttgttttttttaagatgttgcaaattaaacaaactaTAGTTACAATAAAGTGTTACTGGCATCACAGTTTGGCACACACTGCTGTTTCTTGACTGTACCCACTGctattttatcttttctgtgtctcctctACTGCCCACCACTCCAGTAATGAAAatgcacacaaagacagactttGCGGGTGCTGTCCGAGAGCTATTAGGTATAGTTGCTGCACAGATACTAACAACTGCACTGCAAGTCTGTGTCTGTCCTTACACTCCTATCTCTGTACATCTACCTCTTTAAGCACAAGAGGAGTAACACTCAAATCTGACTAGTCTACTCTTTACAGTGTAATGCAGCTGTCGATTATGTCTCATGAAAAGCTTTATGCTTATTATTAAATTCAAGAGCTAATCTGctcacatcttttactttttctaaGAAAAGCTGCAGATATACATCTGTGTTGACCGTCCTGTCACAGTTGATTTATGGTTTCTGTTTAATAATGTCGTTATGCAATTGATTTGCTtgccgcctttttttttttttttcttcgcctATTCAGCCCTTACAAACTTCAGTTCAGCAGGCAAGGTGCATATTGCTGAGTACCTAACAATTTGTTTCCTTTGACCAATTCCCATGATGAAGCATACAGTATGATGGTGAATTATTTTGCATGATTTGTGTTCACTTTTTTTGCATAGAGTGAGACCACAGTTCTTCCTTTTGAGACGTGCAGCGTCACTTTGCTTCCCATGCATGCTTGCTTGTAGCTTCCTGCTGCTTGCCTGACCCACtgaatgctccactatgttcgTATGTGGACATGGCTCCTTCTGCTGTAGGACATTGCCCATTTTGAGTTTCTGCTGAGGTAAGATTTATTATCATGTCAGTGCAGAATTCGACAAATTCCAaagattacatttaaaacaacaaagcagtaGGACAAAGACATTTACTTACAAATAGTTATTTACTCTAAAAAAGTGTTGAATTGGTTATAGTTCCCTTCTTATCACCTGCTCTCCAGTCGGAAGGCCAGTCTGAAAGACAAAGTATTCCCCAGTCCTTCCAAGGCTCCAGTGGCCAAGGGGAAGACCCAGTCTCCAGGGCCAGAGGACGGGGCTGAGGCCAGTCCCAGCAAAGTCACCAAGAGCTGGAGCTTCAATGAGAAGAACCGAGGGCCGAAGCATGCCTTCAGAGTCCGAGGCAGCACCTCGCGCCAAAACTCAGAGGGTAAGGGAACTTATCTGACCAGATTAATTATGAGCATTAGAGTACAGACCAGGTTGGACACAGCCTGGTCTGAAGGACAGTTCCACTGCTTTTGATTAATTGTACTCATGTTAGGTTAGTCTGTCGCGGAAACAGCATTTAAACCATCATGTAACAGCAAACCATGTAGACAAAAGCCATTTTTATGGGAGCTTCATAGTTGTTTAATGGAAGAGCTCAACATTTTGGAcacttattcactttcttgtgAAAAGTTAAACGAGGAGATTGATACCAATATCAAGTCTGTGTGGTGAATGTGAAGTGACAGCGAGCGTAGCGCTGTAAGCAGGGGTAAACAGCTTACCTGGCTgtgtccaaaggtaacaaaatacACTTACCAGCACCTTTTAAGCTCACTAAGTAACCTGTAACATCTTGTTAAATCTGTCCAACACCCAAAGTGTAAAAAGAACAGGAGTGTGAGCAAGTGGCTCAGTGAGCTGCACTGAGGCACAGTGTAATTGTCCACTTCCTCATGCTAACATATTCACGGTGACAAGGCTAACATGCTGATCTTTGGCAGCTTCTTTTTTAAGTCTGTTAACATGCCAACATAAcattaaacacatacacaacacaacagctgaGGCTAACGGTAATATTGTTTTACTGGTATTTATCATAGTCATAATCCTAAATATTAGACATGTTAACAATGACTTAACTTCCagtaaatgtaaagtgaaagGATCATGAAAGTTGATGCATTAATTATGAATGTATGTCTGAAACAGATTTCATCACAGCCCATTCAGTAGTTCCAGTAAACAATCCCAAATCAATAATTTAGACCAAATGGTGGCGCTAATCCAATTCTGCCCAGTGGCCACTTGCAGTattgcagaaagaaaaaaatccttaaCCCTAAAAAGGATATTCCTGTAGGCCGCAGTTAAAGGTGCTTTAAAAACTTTTGACAGAACTCGAACTGCAAACTACGTCAATAATGACTCTTTTTGATCCATGTAGGTTCTATGAATACAAAATTATTCTAAATCTGCTGCATCATCACAATGTTGAATCTATGGGCCACATCCTAATTTCATGATGACTTAATAGGTCAATTGGGAGCAACTCCAAAAATAACATATACTGTATCACTGTTCCCAAATGTTGCAGCGTATTGGACTTTCAGGGTGcggttgcagtttggttagatcttggcaagaaaactacttggttaggtgcaggaaaacattgtggtttgggtttaaaTCTATATGTTACTTCTGTAACTTCGGTTAAAATGTACTTATATATTATGTAAGTGAGTATTTTGTTTAACATGACCATGTTGGAAAATTAAGGTAACTTACTATGGCCctgtggtttcacactggacattaACAGCAGTCTCCCGAATGAAAGTCCTGTTGTTTATCCCAACCCAAAGTAAGCCATGCAAACTTTTGAATTATCAAACAATCATTAAAATCTGCTCAaaatttttgatttttgtcaaataacaacaaagagaTATTTAGAGAGACAACACAGAAGCTGTGGTTTTACGATGTTTCCCTacttttggacagagccaggctaactgtttcctcctgcttctACTCTTCGTGTACAATAACTGTCATGCAGGCGAGTGCTATATAGTTTCTTCTGCATGCACTGAATGATGTGAAGAAGGCAAAGATTTTCTGGACATGCTAAAGCCAACATTTCAACATCGTGCTGTGGAGACAGAGGTGTGTTGGTTTGGATTTTGTGTCCAGCCTTCTTTTTTGCTAGAAAGCCAAACTGCATCCATATATCATCCAGGCCACTGTGTCACTCTCAAACTAGTATTCTTGTTCTCCTTCACCATTTCTTTGCATTCTGTTGAACAATTTGAACCAATTCTCattagttgtttttcttcttccgcTTCATGGCATGTTAAAGTGCTGATTGAAATGCAGGATGAAGACTTTGGACTGAAGAGTTCTCCAGGTTAGATAAGTCATCATGACATGTCTTCAATTCAGATTGTAGTATAATCTGTAATGTCTAGATGTACTGTATAATTTACCATCAATGTTGACTAAAGCTCATGATAAATGTTAAGTGTAGATgtaagagaagagagagaagcccTTTCAAACATGAGCCAGAAACCATTCAGTGGACTCCACAAGTTCCCATGTTTGGAATTGATTTGTCTGCCATAGTCATCCTGCTAGAATCCATAACAAATCTCTTcccatgtctctcctctctctctttttgcagCAATTGAAGGTTTAATAAGTAAGACATTGGGATATGTTGTTGGTTGGCTtctatgggggaaaaaaaatcaaaagatgaTTCAGCTTCACCGGTCTGAGAAACCTGCATGCTGAAACCTGCTgagatttttttcacttgacaTGAACCCATTTTTTTCCTACATGAGTTTCCCCTCTAACAGTGACTAAAAAGGCATGATACTAGCTAAGAACATGCATGTAATGATTTAAGCTTTAAATGATTTAAGCTGATTAGGATTCTAATAACATACATACAATGAGTCTAGCATATTTTTACAGTAGTGGAAGACAAGTTTCTGTGGTAGGTAAGTCAGCTGCGGGTTCAAGTCAAGTGGTGCCGATATAATCCAAATTTGACCCAGAGACGAACTGCCCCAAAGCCCCGCTTTACGTTGCATGAAGAGACCTCACTTTCCCTACCAGATTCTCCTCTAATTTCTGATAAACAGCGATTAGGCCACACCTTTGCCTATATGCAATCTGCTTCAAATCCATAGATTAGCCTTCTGGCTGAACTAAAAATGCTAGCTACAATGCTAATCTAGAGTGTAATTGGTGGTGGGAAGAGAGTACTTGTCATTAAAGGTTCTATTAAAGCTTTATCCCATCAGCACTATCCTTCAATTCTGCACCAAGTcgtattttgttttcttttgttccacaAAGCCCGCTCACTACGCTCACAAAATGGCTAACTGGCTTGAAACCAACTTGGTGATTCAATTTCTGCACCTTCAAAGCTAAAAGCAACAGCTGTGCTTTGCTTCTGCCGTGGACACTGtggaaacagatgaaatatTCTTTATGAGTGTCCATGTGTTTACTCTGTAGAGGCGAGCCTCCCAGGAGAGGAGATTGGTGATGACAAAAGCTGCCACTGTGAGTTTCTCAATCAAGACTTACCGCCAGGATTGAAAGTTACAATAAGGGCAATATGGTAAGGTTTGCTTTAACACTTTTCTGCTTCTGTAATGTTTTCTTGATCCATGAGTACATAAAAGCCTATcatggtgtgtgtttatgtgttttcctttacatTGAGGTCAGTCTATGGTGCAGGCTTTACAAGCTTTGATAGCACTGGTACTTCCAGTTTATTGTGAATCAAGTTGAACTTCTTAACTTAACTGCTCAGATCTGGAAAGGTGGTGACAGAACTAAAAACAAGTCTGATAGAGCAGTCATACAATCAGACAGATTTAAAACGAATGTCCAGGTCAGTCAAACTtatctcaaaaataaaaataaaaataatcaacacaatTGTTATAGTTATATTTAAATTATAAGAGGAGGGTGACTGTGCACAATTTTCCCATGCAGTGACGGCTTATAAGTGACAATTTGGGGCACTCACCTTCATTTTTTACCTCCAAATAAAATGGTTCTTGCCTTATTAGACTTGTTGTAGTGATAGTGCCATGTTCCCAGATCTTAGCAATTACCCGGTGAGTTCAAAGTAATTATAACTGACAGAAAGCTACTTAAGTCTGAGTGTGAAAGTTCATTgttccatccatctatccattaTCTGTAACTACTTATCCTTTGCAGGGTTGCGGGAAAGTTCATTCTTTGTCATGAAAATAgttgtttgacaaaataatcttaaaGGTCCTGCGAGTAGGACtttgtgtgcaggatttaggaGGATCTGTTGGCAGAAATGAAATAGGCCTATActattcataattatgttttcattagtgtataatcaccaGGGAGTACTCCATGTTGCTACAGTTGCCCAGACTGACCACTGATTGTTGTGACAGGCCTTtataatgaaacacattttgccATGTGGCATTAGGAAAAGCACTGGTTTAAATGCTGACACCTAAATACCATTCAGCCGCTTTGGTTTCAGAGTCTTCATGTTGGCTCATCGTCTCCCTGTCATGACTTACTTGAATAGTGGGAAAAACCGAGCCATCCTTGTTGTAAtcagtaacacctgtgcttttccatTGGGTCAAAGTGAAAAAAGGTCCACTCATTTGTCAGATGTCAATTGAGAGAAATATGTGTCCTCCCTCAGCATCATGAAGTTTCTGGTGTCAAAGAGGAGGTTCAAAGAGAGCTTGCGGCCTTATGATGTCATGGATGTGATCGAGCAGTACTCTGCAGGTCACCTGGACATGCTGTCTCGCATTAAGAACCTGCAGTCCAGGCAAGTGCACGTTCACTACGCAGTTTATTCGCAACAGTTTATATCTGCctcacattcattttcaggtcGTCTCAGAGTGAATATCTTGTCCGTCACTTTGACTGTGAGCCTAAAGACCAGGATGGATGCTTCGAAACATTTCAGAGTCATTGTTTTAGCACAGTGATTAGCTTGAGTTCAGAATAATACTAGAGATGTGTATCAGTAATGAAGGGGTTGTGGTGTCGCTGGATACACACATGTTGTGACACACGAGTCATTGATTTGCCTGTTTCATTTGTCCTACTACATGTGTGGTATTCAGATCTCACTTTTAAATCTGTAACCTTTCTATAAAGAAATACTTGGTCCACTCCTTCTGCTTTGAATGcatcacacattcattttagaTATGACATTGAAGAGTAACTCACATTGTTTTACCTCCTCACATTTTGATCCCCTGAAGGTCTAACATGTAGAATAAATGTATTCCAACAGTGAAATACATGCACTTTTCATCCACGAAGCAAGTCAGACTCACCGTATGTCTCGTGTGTGGAATATATTGAAACTTGTTCTCCATAGCTGATGTGATTCCCTCGTTGCTTCATTTTGCATTGCACTCATATCGTCTCTGTGTGCCTTGCCAGGATAGATATGATTGTGGGGCCCCCTCCCCCATCAACACCTCGCCATAAGAAGTCCACTGAAGGTCCTAGGTTAGGTTAATAGACTGCACCTTTAGAATGACCGTTTTACCAGCATTATGCTCCTTATTCCATAGTCCAAATACTGAAGTAGTTACATGCTACCTTATTATTTTGATTGACTGAACCCCTTTTGAGTACATGCCACTCAACTTGTCTCATTTTGCCACATAATAAATGCTCAAGCAACGTTAAATATCTTATATCAAGGAAAATCAAGGAACACGTTTCATGAACAGTTTTATGTGCAACATTTTCAGAATGTTGTGCAGTTACTTTAGCTCTTATGTCACTTTATATcataatataaaaagaaaaaaagtgagacaCCCGCGTTATTCTCACTGAATGTTAATGAGCCATGTCATGGGGCCTCACTCAACAGGGGTTTGACAGTGCTAGATGCTTGCTCTCATAccggagagacagagggagagctCCCCCAGTAGGATGCAATGGAAAtgaagcatgaagcacaacaaaAGCATGACAAGTGATGCATTTTGGCCCCTAGACAAAATGTCCCCTCTATTCACACTGTTTCATTAAGGACTGCCTCGTCTCATTATGCATGCATCACTGTCCATCTTACACCAATACTTACTCAGGAAATGCTTAAGTGCCAGAccgtcattcattcattcattcaagacAAATTTGTAGCCCGACATATCAGCAACACAAATGCCTTCTCTAGCTACTTTCCATGTAACACTAGTTACCATTATGGCATCATGAACTTCAGTTTAAACAAATAGGTTAAATCCATGtggcagagtgtgttttttaatcgCAGATATTACTTTTCTCAAATGCTAGAGTTGACCAGATAGTGGGTAAAGGTCCCAAAGCTGACGGTGAGGCTGCGGATGACCAGAGCATGATGGGACGTCTGGTCAAAGTGGAAAAGCAGGTATGGAAATGAAAGTTAATTCACGCTGAGGTCAATCATTCATGTGTTGTTAAGAGTTATATTTGGTGTTGGTGATACATACAAACAGGTAATTGGCATTGAAATTGCACATTCAGGTGATTAATCTGAAATACGTATTTTGTGTCAGTGCCAGTGTGCAACCATAGTGAAGTGCTGAAATGCAGATACTTGCAAGAACCATCATCTAATGGAAGAATAAATCGGGAGCACCagatatgcattttttttaaaattcctgaGCCatgaaaaagggagagagattATCCGTAGGAACAAACTTCAACTTTTGTTTATAGCCCGCTAGAGTACAGAAATGGAATCAGATGACATGTTGGTATATATACTGtactacaaaaaataaatacaaatatctATCTATATTCATCATCAACAAGTTGGGTTTGTTTTGAGTAACGTATTCTGGGTCCTATGCCAatgtccaacacacacagactttgaggCAAGTCCCCAGCAAATCTGCGAGCGTTAAGGGCTGCTACTGTCAAATCCTGGAATGAGGACTCTCTCATGGACATTTTGAGCACTTTACAACCACTTTCCGTAGCAACGCATTTCTGCAGAGAATGACCAATCATAGCGTTGTAACATTAAACACAGGATTATCATTGGTTACCAGGATAACCCTGCACACACTTAAAAGAGACAACAATAATATGTATGCTTTCATTGGTTTATGcaatgtgtattttattttttatgtatcttTTTGGCATAttcatggctttattgacagaggGGATGCCCTTTGGCACACATTGAACATAAGCTCCTCCGATCAAGCTACTGGgacccaaaatgttttttattcacataCAATCATTTTCAAATCACTTCATAACATCTTTTTTGGGATTCAGTCTGGGTTTGCTCCTCCAACAGTCAGACAGATCATATtgcacaattttatttttaagatttgCTGTTACTAtcgctaaaaaaaaatgtaattctggtATTCTGGTATTcacttgtttatttgtgtttctctgtctcgCTGCAGGTGCTCTGTATGGACAGGAAACTTGATTTCTTGGTCAATGTGTACGTGCAGCGTATGGGCATCCCTCGTTCAGAAACAGAGGCCTTTTTCAACTCCAAAGAGCCGTATCCAGCGCCGCCTTACCACAGCCCAGAGGAGAGcaaggtggagaaggaggataaagaggaggtgaaggaggagaaggtggtgACGAcatgttcagctgcagaggTCCCGTGCTCTGATGGGTCTTTGGAAAAGAAGGATCCTCTACTCGGTCGATCAGTGGCAATATCGGTTGGTACTCCCTCTGGCAGCCACAGCCGCCCCTCTACCTCCTGGCAGCACCAGCTCCAGCACCCCCTCAGCCAGCCTGCCTGGAACAGCAGCGTGGCCAACACCCCTTCGCCAGTTGGTGGCAGCGGTGAGCATTCGCCCACCCTGTTCCGCCTTccgcctccacctgctcctgtcCACGACCGCTCCTCATCCGTCCTTGGAGGCAGCGGCAGAGAGAGCAGTTCCCAGGGCCGGAGGCGCCACAGGAAGCAGAGGTGCCAGCAGGATGCCACAGCCGTGGAGAGCGACACGTCTCTGTCCATCCCGTCTGTTGACCACGAGGAGCTGGAGCGCTCCTTCAGTGGCTTCAGCATCTCCCAGGCCAAGGAGGACTTCTTTGGGCCTTCTTTCTTTATAGGctcaggaggagggggagctgctgcagggacTGAAGCCGCAACCGGACCCTCTCTCTGTGCCAGGGTCAGACCCTTCATAGCAGAGGGAGAATCAGACACAGACTCTGACCTCTacgctccctctcctctgtccttcactgGAGAGGTGTTAGGTGGAGAGAGGCCATGGCCAGGACTAAAGTAGGTCAGGAAAGACTGCTCTGCCTGGCAGAGTCGATCATGAGACCTTGTAGccaactgactgactgttgctgctgctgctgatgctatTACAGACTATTTTATGTTTAGCGAATGGTTAGCTGTTTATTACTGAGGATGGTgaacatagaaaaacaaaggagTTGTcctttttcaccatttttggTTGTGATATAACACTTTACATGCAATGCTGACTTACAGTTGCATTGTATCATCAAGACTTTGAtgataaatagaaaaatagcTTTTTAGGGACATTGTCTTTATCTCACTTGCTGACATTTCCGTTGCATTTATTTGTGATGAAAGCTACATGAGAGTATAGATGTGTGCGAGACACTTAATTTTTCATCAGACTTATACTTTAACACTGATTTCTATGTATAGAAAATCACCTTGATTTCTTTTAGGACTAATGATTTCATTTCAGCACTCCCTCGCTGACCACTTTAACATTCAAAACTTTGTGGGGGTTAGTAATGCAAGATTGTTAAAGTTCATCACATGGTTAGCATAGTGTCTTGATAACTTCTATAACTTTGAATGACATGAGGTGTTATGATGCCAAAACCTTAGCTATGATAATCAATTCTCGATTCTCgcagagtaagaaaaaaaaaaaaaaagacgtgcTTGCTTTTCTGAATCATTAATTCAGCCTGCTGTTTACTGAATACTAAAGCAGAACTCCCCTCGAAGTATTGCAGATACTTCCCCGTCAATAAACCAGTGAACCCGCAGCATGGCATGTTAAAAGGTTGATTTAAGGACTGTGTTGAGCAGGTTCCAAAACCAGACAACAGCTGCGAAAAGTCAGCAGAAACAATTCCACAAGTGTTTTTCTcctacaaacaaacagagcgatgaataaaacatgaaaatgtgcatGCATGACTGGTTTCAAGCCACAATGTGCTAATTTTTTTATGGGGCTTTGCTTGAATTCCAATCATGTATGCAGCCCCCGCTTGCTAATTTCAATGGCTCTTCTTTTTTGGGCAAGTATTTCCACAAATTATATACACATGAAATACAAAGGCAGATGTCTAATGCCACGTATGGAAACAATATGGGCTcgcacattttgtattttcatcacACAACATGCAGTGTTGGAGTTAGATTGAGTCGGACACTTGTTACTCAGACATGAGTGCATTCCGCCTGCAATGCATTGGTCAGTCATTTAGACTCTCTGCTTCTATGACAGTCCTGCACTAATTGAGGAAATGCAATAAAAAGCAAGCAAGGCAATCAAGAACCATCCTCTATCAACATTAACATGGCCTTATTTTTCACATGACAATCCATTGTTTTGTAGGTAAACAGATTCacaatttaattctaaacatttcAAGTACATTTCAAGTGTTATATAGGAGGTTCTGTGGCCTGAGAGCAGCTGTCCCGGGATACAAATGTAGTCACTGATTATGCCAAAAGCATGGGATTCACAGTGGAATCTGAGGCATGAGCAATTCTTCCCGAGTCATTGCAAAACgagttcaacattttaatattaacagTCCGTACAGTAGAGACAATTCACACAAGATACACCGTTCATATTTTTCGGAAACGAAGAAACGAACCTGTCGGCATGTTTTCTACAACCCAAAGAAAGGACCTGTATGGTTTTACATGAAAAAGTAGCTGTTAGTTCAACACCATCCTGTAACTgcaccttcttcttcctcttcttcttcaataATAAAACTTTGtacatcactgaaaaaaaatcacctctatggtctcttgttttttttatgctctgGCTTAATGCTATGCTGAGACACGTTTAAACAAGACAGTGAGATGTCTGTCAGCTGTGAGGTGTAATGGTGGCCATGTAGCACTAGATGGCAATCAAGAGCCTCACTTGAGAAGGtcctagatagatagatagatagatagatagatagctagatagatagatagatagatagatagatagatagacagatagatagatagacacatctgttcattttcaaactgttcTCATCTTCTCACCTATACTGCTTTGGGGTGGTGAGGGCTCAtacctacaatcccaaagcgtcagtatttgatgagttagGAGTGAGACTTGAAAACcaactttcttacaaagtggacctttaagtacgcttcattttctgttactttatgATTAACCTATACAACAATTCAGAGACCAACTCAACTTCTGactccactacatgtatttgaatGCTTTAGTTTTGTGATACAAAATATAACCGAAGAATCAAATCATGGTTTAGAAAAACTTCAGTGTCCCCTGAGAGTCAATTTATGGTACAGCACAGAACATacagatacataaaaaaaaataagacccccctcccccccaaaaaaatcatctgCCTAAGATCAGCTCCAGCAGATATCGAAAATATACAAATCCCTTATTTCACATGCCCTCACCCCCATATTTCCCTGTAGACTCTAGATCACACACCCTGTCTAACTGAGTTACTGCCACAGgaatacatctgtttttttccctcccgtTGATTCTGATCTTTGTGTATCTATACCTCCAACTAGTAGGGAGTGGCTGGAATTCCACTCAAAGTCAGGTACAAGGGGTGCAGGTCAGCCTTGTTACAATTCAATAATagatatacatacatattttgCTTAAAGTATATTTgattttaatacttttaaaCTTGCAAAAAAGGGTTTGTAAGTTTTACCTAATGTCTTAGTTAatataaaagcaacattatgtaaaaatttggcgccccccacagtttctgaatgGCTGT
This window harbors:
- the kcnq2a gene encoding potassium voltage-gated channel, KQT-like subfamily, member 2a isoform X4, with the protein product MVKKSLNGGVYPTQAGEKKHKVGFVGLDPGAPESSRDGALLIAGSESTKRSGILCRPRSSISAGRPRPSKKNASYRKLQNFLYNALERPRGWAFIYHAYVFLLVFSCLILSVFATIREFKNSSESALYILEIVTIVVFGVEYIVRIWAAGCCCRYRGWRGRLKFARKPFCVIDIMVLIASVSVLAAGSQGNVFATSAIRSLRFLQILRMLRMDRRGGTWKLLGSVVYAHSKELITAWYIGFLCLILASFLVYSVEKETNEEFDTYADALWWGLITLTTIGYGDKVPKTWNGRLLAATFSMIGVAFFALPAGILGSGFALKVQEQHRQKHFEKRRNPAAGLIQGAWRFYATNLSRTDLVCTWDFYEQTVAVPMYRLIPPLNQLDLLRNLKGKSFRKESQTETSPSNENAHKDRLCGCCPRAISRKASLKDKVFPSPSKAPVAKGKTQSPGPEDGAEASPSKVTKSWSFNEKNRGPKHAFRVRGSTSRQNSEEASLPGEEIGDDKSCHCEFLNQDLPPGLKVTIRAICIMKFLVSKRRFKESLRPYDVMDVIEQYSAGHLDMLSRIKNLQSRVDQIVGKGPKADGEAADDQSMMGRLVKVEKQVLCMDRKLDFLVNVYVQRMGIPRSETEAFFNSKEPYPAPPYHSPEESKVEKEDKEEVKEEKVVTTCSAAEVPCSDGSLEKKDPLLGRSVAISVGTPSGSHSRPSTSWQHQLQHPLSQPAWNSSVANTPSPVGGSGEHSPTLFRLPPPPAPVHDRSSSVLGGSGRESSSQGRRRHRKQRCQQDATAVESDTSLSIPSVDHEELERSFSGFSISQAKEDFFGPSFFIGSGGGGAAAGTEAATGPSLCARVRPFIAEGESDTDSDLYAPSPLSFTGEVLGGERPWPGLK
- the kcnq2a gene encoding potassium voltage-gated channel, KQT-like subfamily, member 2a isoform X6, which gives rise to MVKKSLNGGVYPTQAGEKKHKVGFVGLDPGAPESSRDGALLIAGSESTKRSGILCRPRSSISAGRPRPSKKNASYRKLQNFLYNALERPRGWAFIYHAYVFLLVFSCLILSVFATIREFKNSSESALYILEIVTIVVFGVEYIVRIWAAGCCCRYRGWRGRLKFARKPFCVIDIMVLIASVSVLAAGSQGNVFATSAIRSLRFLQILRMLRMDRRGGTWKLLGSVVYAHSKELITAWYIGFLCLILASFLVYSVEKETNEEFDTYADALWWGLITLTTIGYGDKVPKTWNGRLLAATFSMIGVAFFALPAGILGSGFALKVQEQHRQKHFEKRRNPAAGLIQGAWRFYATNLSRTDLVCTWDFYEQTVAVPMYRLIPPLNQLDLLRNLKGKSFRKESQTETSPSRKASLKDKVFPSPSKAPVAKGKTQSPGPEDGAEASPSKVTKSWSFNEKNRGPKHAFRVRGSTSRQNSEEASLPGEEIGDDKSCHCEFLNQDLPPGLKVTIRAICIMKFLVSKRRFKESLRPYDVMDVIEQYSAGHLDMLSRIKNLQSRVDQIVGKGPKADGEAADDQSMMGRLVKVEKQVLCMDRKLDFLVNVYVQRMGIPRSETEAFFNSKEPYPAPPYHSPEESKVEKEDKEEVKEEKVVTTCSAAEVPCSDGSLEKKDPLLGRSVAISVGTPSGSHSRPSTSWQHQLQHPLSQPAWNSSVANTPSPVGGSGEHSPTLFRLPPPPAPVHDRSSSVLGGSGRESSSQGRRRHRKQRCQQDATAVESDTSLSIPSVDHEELERSFSGFSISQAKEDFFGPSFFIGSGGGGAAAGTEAATGPSLCARVRPFIAEGESDTDSDLYAPSPLSFTGEVLGGERPWPGLK